A window from Zingiber officinale cultivar Zhangliang chromosome 7A, Zo_v1.1, whole genome shotgun sequence encodes these proteins:
- the LOC122000974 gene encoding nematode resistance protein-like HSPRO1, translated as MAASKISAKSPAASDNNSFPSTSSASSQSGRDASATAAYERYFRLPELAKLAGSREFPQWRNEAVLKPALQGLEITFRFVSLSLSDPRPYANHRQWKRRLESLASREIELIAALCEEGGGAGAPVADLSLCAGVLSRKYSSQEVWKAPGEAASVVARTSEASLLPRLAAWEKSEDVAAKILFQIESHMQGCAFTLGLGEPNLAGKPTLEYDLVVRPLDLHILKRCSKADQEDQVLCTIHQILESWLSAARELLARVEQRIEAEDWAAAASDCWLMERIWKLLSDVEDLHLLMDPDDFLRLKSQLVIKAASGGEEAACFRSEALMHVTGTFKELRQSVPRILGVEADPNGGPRVQNAAMNLFHSRRRGEGEEAGKVELLQAMQAVEAALKRFFFAYRQVATAVMGNLEVIGNRAVYVPAESLDPLTQMFLEPPYYPSLDAAKTFLGEYWRQSDFGGVPAKAKW; from the coding sequence ATGGCGGCGTCGAAGATATCTGCGAAATCTCCGGCGGCATCCGATAATAATTCGTTCCCCTCGACGTCCTCCGCCTCTTCTCAATCGGGCCGCGACGCGTCCGCCACAGCCGCCTACGAACGATATTTTCGACTGCCTGAGCTCGCCAAGCTCGCCGGGTCTAGAGAGTTCCCTCAGTGGCGCAACGAGGCGGTTCTAAAGCCGGCCCTCCAAGGACTGGAGATCACCTTCCGGTtcgtttccctttccctttccgaCCCCCGGCCGTACGCCAACCACCGCCAGTGGAAACGCCGGCTCGAGTCGCTCGCCTCCCGGGAGATCGAGCTTATCGCCGCTCTCTGCGAGGAGGGTGGTGGTGCCGGCGCACCCGTCGCTGATCTCAGCTTGTGCGCCGGGGTACTGTCTCGGAAATACAGTTCGCAGGAGGTGTGGAAGGCCCCCGGCGAGGCGGCGAGCGTGGTGGCACGCACGAGCGAGGCGAGCCTGCTGCCGCGGCTAGCGGCGTGGGAGAAGTCGGAGGATGTCGCCGCCAAGATCCTGTTCCAGATCGAGAGCCACATGCAAGGGTGCGCCTTCACTTTGGGGCTTGGCGAGCCCAACCTCGCCGGGAAGCCCACCCTCGAGTACGACCTCGTCGTCCGGCCCTTGGATCTCCATATCCTCAAGCGATGCTCCAAGGCTGACCAGGAGGACCAAGTCTTGTGCACGATCCATCAGATCCTCGAGTCCTGGCTAAGCGCTGCCCGCGAGCTCCTCGCCCGCGTGGAACAGAGGATCGAAGCAGAGGACTGGGCGGCTGCTGCGAGCGATTGCTGGCTCATGGAGCGCATATGGAAGCTTCTCTCCGATGTGGAAGACCTCCATCTTCTGATGGATCCGGACGACTTCCTCCGACTCAAGAGCCAACTGGTGATCAAAGCCGCTTCTGGCGGCGAAGAGGCGGCCTGCTTCCGGTCGGAGGCGCTGATGCACGTGACGGGTACGTTCAAGGAGCTCCGGCAGAGCGTACCGCGGATCCTTGGCGTGGAGGCAGATCCTAACGGTGGGCCGCGGGTGCAGAACGCCGCGATGAACCTGTTCCACAGCCGGCGGCGTGGGGAAGGGGAGGAGGCGGGGAAGGTGGAGCTGCTGCAGGCGATGCAGGCGGTGGAGGCAGCATTGAAGCGATTCTTCTTCGCGTACAGGCAGGTGGCGACAGCGGTGATGGGGAATCTGGAGGTGATAGGAAACCGAGCGGTGTACGTGCCTGCGGAATCACTGGATCCACTGACGCAGATGTTTCTAGAGCCACCTTACTACCCAAGCTTGGACGCAGCAAAAACCTTCTTGGGGGAGTACTGGCGGCAGAGCGACTTCGGAGGCGTTCCGGCCAAGGCAAAGTGGTAG
- the LOC122000975 gene encoding sialidase-like isoform X2 — protein sequence MSQGLRAGVMAAPAPRRTLTKEADEELALFFEMRKLEKERSNKPQHNASEIDLPLGLKPGFAPLFRITKARMDEFLNSDRGKNDYDWLLTPPGTPLLPSSDTEYRRSPISSNGTPKACHTMLRSRLVNAPDPLRDTLLPRSALNSSAMGIRRPSSAGGRNKPRPATPTGRPTIPAAPITTSRPSTPTSRTALHAKSQAPSRSSTPVRFSTPTSRPSVLATSNHASRSATPTRRPSVPYNTSTVSAPPSQLSSVVRYASTASKCSAPSRGSSPTIKSGPLKPSDIPGFSLDAPPNLRTSLPDRPSSASRGRPGAPTRRSSSVEPGPGRPRRQSCSPSRGRAPNGNIQKVNSVQTPNKLQQKGGDVNPVAIGNTMVERTVNMRRLMPPKQDDCQFSYSNLCAKSSRSPVSTGFGRSLSKQSLDMAFRHMDIRRTIPSYLKPGMANASASSSVYSARSVPARSRTLSVSNSPLATSSTTSSERSVNNNHTVGVDGSEVEDDIISEKGSICSSTISITR from the exons ATGAGTCAAGGCCTTAGGGCTGGGGTGATGGCGGCGCCAGCTCCGCGGCGGACCTTGACGAAAGAGGCGGACGAGGAACTCGCCCTATTCTTCGAGATGCGGAAGCTGGAGAAAGAGCGGAGCAACAAACCTCAACATAATGCTAGCGAAATCGATCTGCCATTGG GCCTCAAACCAGGGTTTGCTCCCCTATTTAGGATCACCAAGGCTCGGATGGATGAATTCCTGAACTCCGACCGGGGAAAAAATGACTATGACTG GCTTCTTACACCACCAGGTACTCCACTTCTTCCATCTTCAGATACTGAATATAGAAGATCTCCTATCAGCAGTAATGGAACTCCAAAGGCTTGTCACACTATGCTGAGATCTAGG TTAGTGAATGCTCCAGATCCGTTAAGAGACACATTGTTGCCCAGATCTGCCTTGAACTCATCTGCCATGGGAATCCGGAGACCATCATCTGCTGGTGGCCGTAATAAACCAAGACCTGCTACTCCAACTGGACGTCCTACAATACCTGCTGCTCCAATAACTACCAGTAGACCTTCAACTCCAACCTCCAGAACTGCTTTACATGCAAAGTCACAAGCTCCGTCAAGATCATCAACACCAGTCAGGTTTTCTACACCAACATCCAGACCATCAGTATTAGCAACAAGTAATCATGCATCGAGGTCAGCAACTCCTACAAGAAGGCCTTCAGTCCCATATAATACATCTACTGTTTCTGCTCCACCTAGTCAACTATCTTCTGTCGTAAGATATGCTTCAACAGCATCCAAATGTTCAGCACCGTCACGAGGAAGTTCCCCAACGATAAAATCTGGACCATTAAAACCTTCAGACATCCCTGGATTTTCACTTGATGCACCTCCAAACTTAAGAACATCATTGCCTGATAGGCCCTCTTCAGCTTCGCGTGGCAGACCTGGAGCTCCCACGAGACGATCATCTTCCGTTGAACCTGGACCTGGTCGACCAAGGCGCCAATCTTGCTCTCCATCCAGAGGTAGGGCTCCAAATGGTAACATTCAAAAGGTAAATTCTGTGCAAACGCCAAACAAACTTCAGCAAAAGGGTGGTGATGTGAATCCTGTTGCAATTGGAAATACAATGGTTGAGCGAACAGTCAACATGAGAAGGCTCATGCCCCCAAAGCAAGACGACTGTCAATTCAGCTATAGTAATCTCTGTGCTAAATCTTCTCGTTCACCAGTGAGCACTGGTTTCGGGAGATCACTGTCAAAACAATCCTTGGATATGGCATTCAGACACATG GATATCAGGCGGACCATTCCCAGCTATTTGAAGCCAGGCATGGCAAATGCTTCAGCATCATCGTCGGTTTATAGTGCGAGATCAGTGCCCGCAAGAAGTAGGACCTTGAGCGTTTCAAACTCTCCTCTTGCCACAAGTAGCACCACCAGTTCTGAACGAAGCGTAAACAACAACCATACAGTCGGTGTTGATGGAAGTGAGGTTGAAGATGATATTATTAGTGAGAAAGGAAGCATTTGTTCCTCTACTATCTCCATTACCAGATGA
- the LOC122000975 gene encoding mucin-5AC-like isoform X1, whose translation MSQGLRAGVMAAPAPRRTLTKEADEELALFFEMRKLEKERSNKPQHNASEIDLPLGLKPGFAPLFRITKARMDEFLNSDRGKNDYDWLLTPPGTPLLPSSDTEYRRSPISSNGTPKACHTMLRSRLVNAPDPLRDTLLPRSALNSSAMGIRRPSSAGGRNKPRPATPTGRPTIPAAPITTSRPSTPTSRTALHAKSQAPSRSSTPVRFSTPTSRPSVLATSNHASRSATPTRRPSVPYNTSTVSAPPSQLSSVVRYASTASKCSAPSRGSSPTIKSGPLKPSDIPGFSLDAPPNLRTSLPDRPSSASRGRPGAPTRRSSSVEPGPGRPRRQSCSPSRGRAPNGNIQKVNSVQTPNKLQQKGGDVNPVAIGNTMVERTVNMRRLMPPKQDDCQFSYSNLCAKSSRSPVSTGFGRSLSKQSLDMAFRHMQDIRRTIPSYLKPGMANASASSSVYSARSVPARSRTLSVSNSPLATSSTTSSERSVNNNHTVGVDGSEVEDDIISEKGSICSSTISITR comes from the exons ATGAGTCAAGGCCTTAGGGCTGGGGTGATGGCGGCGCCAGCTCCGCGGCGGACCTTGACGAAAGAGGCGGACGAGGAACTCGCCCTATTCTTCGAGATGCGGAAGCTGGAGAAAGAGCGGAGCAACAAACCTCAACATAATGCTAGCGAAATCGATCTGCCATTGG GCCTCAAACCAGGGTTTGCTCCCCTATTTAGGATCACCAAGGCTCGGATGGATGAATTCCTGAACTCCGACCGGGGAAAAAATGACTATGACTG GCTTCTTACACCACCAGGTACTCCACTTCTTCCATCTTCAGATACTGAATATAGAAGATCTCCTATCAGCAGTAATGGAACTCCAAAGGCTTGTCACACTATGCTGAGATCTAGG TTAGTGAATGCTCCAGATCCGTTAAGAGACACATTGTTGCCCAGATCTGCCTTGAACTCATCTGCCATGGGAATCCGGAGACCATCATCTGCTGGTGGCCGTAATAAACCAAGACCTGCTACTCCAACTGGACGTCCTACAATACCTGCTGCTCCAATAACTACCAGTAGACCTTCAACTCCAACCTCCAGAACTGCTTTACATGCAAAGTCACAAGCTCCGTCAAGATCATCAACACCAGTCAGGTTTTCTACACCAACATCCAGACCATCAGTATTAGCAACAAGTAATCATGCATCGAGGTCAGCAACTCCTACAAGAAGGCCTTCAGTCCCATATAATACATCTACTGTTTCTGCTCCACCTAGTCAACTATCTTCTGTCGTAAGATATGCTTCAACAGCATCCAAATGTTCAGCACCGTCACGAGGAAGTTCCCCAACGATAAAATCTGGACCATTAAAACCTTCAGACATCCCTGGATTTTCACTTGATGCACCTCCAAACTTAAGAACATCATTGCCTGATAGGCCCTCTTCAGCTTCGCGTGGCAGACCTGGAGCTCCCACGAGACGATCATCTTCCGTTGAACCTGGACCTGGTCGACCAAGGCGCCAATCTTGCTCTCCATCCAGAGGTAGGGCTCCAAATGGTAACATTCAAAAGGTAAATTCTGTGCAAACGCCAAACAAACTTCAGCAAAAGGGTGGTGATGTGAATCCTGTTGCAATTGGAAATACAATGGTTGAGCGAACAGTCAACATGAGAAGGCTCATGCCCCCAAAGCAAGACGACTGTCAATTCAGCTATAGTAATCTCTGTGCTAAATCTTCTCGTTCACCAGTGAGCACTGGTTTCGGGAGATCACTGTCAAAACAATCCTTGGATATGGCATTCAGACACATG CAGGATATCAGGCGGACCATTCCCAGCTATTTGAAGCCAGGCATGGCAAATGCTTCAGCATCATCGTCGGTTTATAGTGCGAGATCAGTGCCCGCAAGAAGTAGGACCTTGAGCGTTTCAAACTCTCCTCTTGCCACAAGTAGCACCACCAGTTCTGAACGAAGCGTAAACAACAACCATACAGTCGGTGTTGATGGAAGTGAGGTTGAAGATGATATTATTAGTGAGAAAGGAAGCATTTGTTCCTCTACTATCTCCATTACCAGATGA